A region of the Betaproteobacteria bacterium genome:
CCTTCACGACCAAGGCGACCTTTTCCCGCGGCAACCCTGCGTTTAGAAAATCCGCCGCCGCGCTTGCGCTCAGTAACCTATGCAAGCTTGCCAAGCGGTGCTCGGCTCTGGCTCGGTCACTCGTCAATTCCCTCCAGCGGATCACGGATTTGATCGTCCTGAAAACGCTCGGCCTTGCTTAGGAAGTCAGCAGGCACGTCAGCCGCTTTACGCGCGGCAAAAAAGCCTGCCCAATATGTCGACCGGCTTGAGATCACAACGTCGCCCGTCACCGGATCGCGACGGATGTAAACCAGCTTACCCTTGAAGCGGTATTTTTCTGGCAGTCGCACAGCCCGGCTGCGGCCGATGGTGAAAAGTTTAGCGGTATCGAAACATGGTGGCCTCCCGGATTTCAAAATGTTGTTCGCTGCTATTTCCGAGTGTGTCTGGGTTCTTCCCGCCAGATTTTCTTGCGTGACGCGTATTCTTTTCGTCCCTCCACTGGCGGCACGCACATAGCGCGCGTCTTGCCTCGGATCGGCGAAGGACTCAAGAAATGTCCGCAATGTCATTTGCGATAACGCTATCAAGGTATCGTCGCACCGCCCGAAGGTCGGCAACTTGGCCGCCGCGCATATAGTCCAACGCCGACTTTCCCTTGAAGAGCGGTGCCGTATTCGGCTTGTGCATCCAGCCATCTGCCAGGTCCGCCTTTGGCAACAGTATTTGCAACGCTTTGTAGATGCCGAAGATGTATGACAGCCGCACCAGCGTG
Encoded here:
- a CDS encoding AbrB/MazE/SpoVT family DNA-binding domain-containing protein translates to MKSGRPPCFDTAKLFTIGRSRAVRLPEKYRFKGKLVYIRRDPVTGDVVISSRSTYWAGFFAARKAADVPADFLSKAERFQDDQIRDPLEGIDE
- a CDS encoding DUF2384 domain-containing protein, with the protein product MHKLANQKLSGEQPLDLKSPDVGRKGLAVFFRIAARWTLDVPTQMVLLGIRSRSTYYRWRKLKNRSLKPDTLVRLSYIFGIYKALQILLPKADLADGWMHKPNTAPLFKGKSALDYMRGGQVADLRAVRRYLDSVIANDIADIS